In Hoeflea ulvae, one genomic interval encodes:
- a CDS encoding F0F1 ATP synthase subunit gamma, with amino-acid sequence MPSLKDLKNRIASVKATQKITKAMQMVAAAKLRRAQEAAEAARPYSQRMAAVMSNIAEAVGGGDEAPRLMTGTGKDDVHLLVVCTAERGMCGGFNSQIARYARDQVRRLLADGKTVKILCVGKKGYDILRREYSALIIERVDFRDVKQMSFAQAELVAGKVMDLFEKGGFDVCTLYYSEFKSVISQVPTGQQLIPATTGAVSADASASAIYDYEPGAEEILEDLLPRSIKVQIFRALLENVAGEMGAKMSAMDNATRNAGEMIDKLSMSYNRQRQAQITKELIEIISGAEAL; translated from the coding sequence ATGCCTTCACTCAAGGATCTGAAAAACCGGATCGCCTCCGTCAAGGCGACGCAGAAGATCACCAAGGCGATGCAGATGGTCGCCGCGGCGAAGCTTCGGCGTGCGCAGGAGGCGGCCGAGGCCGCACGGCCCTATTCGCAACGCATGGCAGCGGTGATGTCCAACATCGCCGAAGCTGTGGGTGGTGGTGACGAGGCGCCGCGTCTGATGACCGGCACCGGCAAGGACGATGTGCATCTGCTCGTCGTCTGCACCGCTGAACGCGGCATGTGCGGCGGCTTCAACAGCCAGATCGCCCGCTATGCCCGCGATCAGGTTCGCCGCCTGCTGGCTGACGGCAAGACCGTCAAGATCCTCTGCGTCGGCAAGAAGGGCTACGACATCCTTCGCCGCGAATATTCGGCTCTGATCATCGAGCGCGTGGATTTCCGCGACGTCAAGCAGATGAGCTTTGCCCAGGCCGAACTGGTCGCGGGCAAGGTCATGGATCTGTTCGAAAAGGGCGGCTTCGACGTTTGCACTCTGTACTATTCGGAGTTCAAGTCGGTCATCAGCCAGGTCCCGACCGGGCAGCAGCTGATCCCGGCAACCACCGGAGCCGTGAGCGCCGACGCAAGCGCCTCGGCGATCTACGACTACGAGCCGGGTGCAGAGGAAATCCTCGAGGATCTGTTGCCGCGCTCGATCAAGGTGCAGATCTTCAGGGCGCTGCTCGAAAACGTTGCAGGTGAAATGGGCGCGAAAATGTCCGCCATGGACAACGCAACCCGCAATGCTGGCGAGATGATCGACAAGTTGTCGATGAGCTACAACCGCCAGCGGCAGGCCCAGATCACCAAGGAACTCATTGAAATCATTTCGGGCGCGGAAGCGCTCTAA
- a CDS encoding LysR family transcriptional regulator encodes MTKGYNLNRLAYFAAVVETGSFTRAAERLKVTKAVVSSQITQLEQEIQATLLIRSTRKVSATEAGEIFYARCATILSEAEEAFQELSQMTAVPTGTLRLTAPNDYGTAIVTPVVAAFRRQYPSCKVDFHLGESRSDLMTGELDLAIRVGWLTDSALQARKIGGFRQVLVGGSDYLSRVPEINHPDDLQTVDFVSNAMMTEPDIWRFANAKGDDVTVQMQNTFSIDSTPALLEAVKAGAGLAVLPDYLVQDQLQTGNLQIILPGWSLRDGGIYTVYPPSRFRPAKVTAFVSMLIVAEKARISR; translated from the coding sequence ATGACAAAGGGCTACAATCTCAACCGCCTCGCCTATTTCGCCGCCGTGGTCGAAACCGGGTCCTTCACCCGCGCGGCCGAGCGCCTGAAGGTGACCAAGGCGGTGGTCTCGAGCCAGATCACCCAGCTGGAGCAGGAGATTCAGGCAACGCTGCTGATCCGCAGCACGCGCAAGGTCAGCGCGACCGAGGCGGGGGAGATCTTCTATGCCCGCTGCGCCACCATTCTTTCGGAAGCCGAGGAAGCTTTCCAGGAGCTGTCACAGATGACAGCCGTGCCGACAGGAACGCTGCGTTTGACGGCACCCAACGACTACGGCACCGCAATCGTCACGCCGGTGGTCGCCGCCTTTCGCCGCCAATACCCGTCCTGCAAGGTGGATTTCCACCTCGGCGAAAGCCGCAGCGACCTGATGACCGGTGAGCTGGATCTGGCAATCCGCGTCGGCTGGCTCACCGATTCGGCTCTGCAGGCGAGAAAGATCGGTGGCTTCCGCCAAGTGCTGGTCGGCGGAAGCGACTATCTCTCCCGAGTGCCGGAGATCAACCATCCCGACGACCTTCAGACGGTCGATTTTGTCTCCAATGCCATGATGACCGAGCCCGATATCTGGCGGTTTGCAAACGCGAAAGGCGACGACGTGACGGTGCAGATGCAGAACACGTTCTCCATCGACAGCACACCCGCCCTTCTTGAAGCGGTGAAGGCCGGCGCGGGACTTGCCGTCCTGCCGGACTACCTGGTCCAGGACCAATTGCAGACAGGCAATTTGCAGATCATCCTGCCCGGCTGGAGCCTGCGGGATGGCGGCATCTACACTGTCTATCCGCCCTCGCGCTTCCGCCCGGCAAAGGTGACGGCCTTCGTCTCGATGCTCATCGTCGCCGAAAAAGCCCGCATCAGCCGGTGA
- a CDS encoding F0F1 ATP synthase subunit delta: MADNSHHISGVAERYASSLYELAVEANSVDAVAKDLDRFKVMIDGSTDLQRLVDSPVFSAEDQSRSIIALIEKAGITGLVGNFLKVVASNRRLFAVPMMIRAYHEAVARDRGEVTADVTTAHALSPEQEQELKATLSSVTGKTVTLDVTVDASLLGGLIVKVGSRQVDTSLRTKLSTLKHTLKEVG; encoded by the coding sequence GTGGCAGATAACTCCCATCATATTTCTGGTGTCGCCGAACGCTATGCCTCCTCGCTTTATGAGCTGGCAGTTGAAGCCAATTCGGTTGATGCAGTGGCCAAGGATCTCGACCGTTTCAAGGTCATGATCGACGGCAGCACCGATTTGCAGCGTCTGGTCGACAGCCCGGTCTTTTCGGCTGAAGACCAGTCCCGTTCGATCATTGCACTGATTGAAAAGGCGGGCATTACCGGCCTGGTCGGCAACTTCCTCAAGGTCGTTGCCAGCAACCGCCGGCTCTTTGCCGTTCCGATGATGATCCGCGCCTATCACGAGGCTGTCGCCCGTGACCGCGGCGAGGTCACCGCCGATGTGACGACCGCCCATGCGCTGTCGCCGGAACAGGAACAAGAACTCAAGGCCACGCTTTCCAGCGTGACCGGGAAAACCGTGACGCTTGACGTCACAGTCGATGCGTCGCTGCTTGGCGGTCTGATCGTCAAGGTTGGCTCACGCCAGGTTGACACATCGCTTCGCACTAAACTTTCCACCCTTAAGCATACACTGAAAGAGGTTGGCTGA
- a CDS encoding DMT family transporter → MDFEPIHRPVRHDVDREAMPAVAMVMALCTFMSFAALDTTAKYLVTIGYATIFVVWCRFLSHAVIAFFAFQGWRRADMYRMTSAPLQVLRGLLLPATTLLNFMALRDLQLAQTVSIFLSVPMMVTAMAGPLLGEWAGIRRWAAIMVGFVGVLIVVRPGTDVFTPAIVWSIAATVTYSLYSILTRKLAMQESQSSLVFYSCIFAAVLLAPPALIYGQMPQSVFDFALLAGLGVLGMGGHALLVKASRLASASKVAPFVYSQLLWMTLLGFVVFGDVPDGWTMVGASIICLSGFYIMNRERTIARRERAMAAPD, encoded by the coding sequence TTGGATTTCGAACCTATCCACCGCCCGGTGCGGCACGATGTTGACCGCGAAGCCATGCCGGCGGTGGCCATGGTCATGGCGCTGTGCACCTTCATGTCGTTTGCGGCGCTGGATACGACCGCCAAATATCTGGTCACCATCGGCTATGCGACAATCTTCGTGGTCTGGTGCCGGTTTCTCAGCCATGCGGTGATCGCCTTCTTTGCCTTCCAGGGCTGGCGCCGGGCCGACATGTACCGGATGACCAGCGCACCCTTGCAGGTGCTGCGCGGATTGCTGCTGCCGGCCACCACGCTGCTCAATTTCATGGCTTTGCGGGATCTGCAGCTGGCGCAGACCGTCAGCATCTTCCTGTCGGTGCCGATGATGGTGACGGCGATGGCCGGGCCGCTGCTGGGGGAATGGGCCGGAATACGGCGCTGGGCGGCGATCATGGTGGGCTTTGTCGGCGTGCTGATCGTGGTGCGGCCGGGAACCGACGTGTTCACCCCGGCCATTGTCTGGTCGATCGCCGCCACGGTGACCTATTCGCTCTACTCGATCCTGACCCGCAAGCTGGCGATGCAGGAAAGCCAGTCGAGCCTGGTGTTCTATTCCTGCATCTTTGCCGCGGTCCTGCTGGCGCCGCCGGCGCTGATCTACGGGCAGATGCCGCAGTCGGTGTTCGATTTTGCGCTGCTGGCCGGCCTCGGCGTGCTGGGAATGGGCGGGCATGCGCTGCTGGTCAAGGCCAGCCGGCTGGCCAGCGCGTCCAAGGTGGCGCCGTTCGTCTATTCGCAGCTGCTGTGGATGACCCTGCTCGGCTTTGTCGTCTTTGGCGATGTCCCCGACGGCTGGACCATGGTAGGAGCATCGATCATCTGCCTGAGCGGATTCTACATCATGAACCGGGAGCGGACGATTGCCCGCAGGGAACGGGCCATGGCCGCGCCCGACTGA
- a CDS encoding DUF4345 family protein: MIEFYWPTTQGEWLAWSSALATVGFGLLLLFAPRLSLRILRLQTAPDHPEAVSESRATMAGFYLGVGICALLFAQPLIYLTLGAGWAFTAFGRIISMLSDRGVTPYNLVSVVIEIVLAAAPLLYGLGWL; this comes from the coding sequence ATGATCGAGTTTTACTGGCCGACAACACAGGGCGAATGGCTGGCCTGGAGTTCGGCCCTGGCGACCGTCGGGTTCGGCCTGCTGCTGCTGTTTGCGCCGCGGCTGTCGCTCAGGATCCTGCGGCTGCAGACCGCGCCGGACCATCCCGAAGCGGTGTCGGAATCGCGCGCCACCATGGCCGGATTCTACCTTGGCGTGGGCATCTGCGCGCTGCTGTTCGCCCAGCCGCTGATCTATCTGACGCTGGGAGCGGGCTGGGCGTTCACCGCATTCGGGCGAATCATCTCGATGCTGTCGGACCGGGGCGTGACCCCCTACAATCTGGTCTCGGTGGTCATCGAGATCGTTCTGGCGGCTGCGCCACTGCTTTATGGACTGGGCTGGCTCTGA
- the atpA gene encoding F0F1 ATP synthase subunit alpha produces the protein MDIRAAEISAILKDQIKNFGKEAEVSEVGQVLSVGDGIARVYGLDNVQAGEMVEFPGGIRGMALNLEADNVGVVIFGSDRDIKEGDIVKRTGAIVDVPVGPELLGRVVDALGNPIDGKGPIKSKLRARVDVKAPGIMPRKSVHEPMATGLKAIDALIPVGRGQRELIIGDRQTGKTAIILDTILNQKAIHENGPDAEKLYCIYVAVGQKRSTVAQFVKVLEDRGAMKYSIVIAATASDAAPLQFIAPFAGCAMGEYFRDNGKHALIAYDDLSKQAVAYRQMSLLLRRPPGREAYPGDVFYLHSRLLERAAKLNEANGSGSLTALPVIETQANDVSAYIPTNVISITDGQIFLETELFFQGIRPAVNVGLSVSRVGSAAQVKAMKQVAGSIKGELAQYREMAAFAQFGSDLDAATQRLLNRGARLTELLKQPQFSPLKTEEQVAVIFAGVNGYLDKVDVKQVGRFEQGLLGYMRSEGKDVLETIRKEKALSDDTKSNLKAAVDTYAKTFA, from the coding sequence ATGGACATCCGCGCCGCGGAAATTTCCGCAATTCTCAAAGACCAGATCAAGAATTTCGGCAAGGAAGCCGAAGTCTCCGAAGTCGGTCAGGTCCTGTCCGTCGGTGACGGTATCGCCCGCGTTTACGGTCTGGACAATGTCCAGGCCGGTGAAATGGTCGAATTCCCCGGTGGAATTCGCGGCATGGCGCTCAACCTGGAAGCCGACAATGTCGGCGTCGTGATCTTCGGTTCCGACCGGGACATCAAGGAAGGCGACATCGTCAAGCGGACCGGCGCCATCGTCGACGTGCCGGTTGGTCCGGAACTGCTCGGCCGCGTCGTTGACGCGCTCGGCAATCCGATTGACGGCAAGGGTCCGATCAAGAGCAAGCTGCGCGCCCGCGTCGACGTCAAGGCCCCCGGCATCATGCCGCGCAAATCGGTGCATGAGCCGATGGCAACCGGCCTCAAGGCCATCGATGCGCTGATCCCGGTCGGCCGTGGCCAGCGCGAGCTGATCATCGGTGACCGTCAGACCGGCAAGACCGCGATCATTCTCGACACGATCCTCAACCAGAAGGCCATTCACGAGAACGGCCCCGACGCTGAAAAGCTCTACTGCATCTATGTTGCGGTCGGCCAGAAGCGCTCGACGGTTGCCCAGTTCGTCAAGGTCCTCGAAGACCGCGGCGCGATGAAGTATTCGATCGTGATCGCCGCGACCGCATCCGACGCCGCACCGCTGCAGTTCATCGCACCGTTTGCCGGTTGCGCAATGGGCGAATATTTCCGCGACAACGGCAAGCATGCCCTGATCGCCTATGACGATCTGTCCAAGCAGGCCGTTGCCTATCGCCAGATGTCGCTGCTGCTTCGCCGTCCGCCCGGTCGCGAAGCCTATCCCGGCGACGTGTTCTATCTTCACTCGCGCCTGCTCGAGCGCGCCGCCAAGCTCAATGAAGCCAATGGCAGCGGTTCGCTGACGGCTCTGCCGGTGATCGAAACCCAGGCCAACGACGTGTCAGCCTATATTCCGACCAACGTGATCTCGATCACCGATGGCCAGATCTTCCTTGAAACCGAACTGTTCTTCCAGGGTATCCGCCCTGCCGTGAACGTCGGTCTGTCGGTGTCCCGCGTGGGATCGGCCGCACAGGTCAAGGCGATGAAGCAGGTTGCCGGATCGATCAAGGGCGAGCTTGCGCAGTACCGCGAAATGGCGGCCTTTGCGCAGTTCGGTTCCGATCTCGATGCCGCGACGCAGCGTCTGCTCAACCGTGGTGCGCGCCTGACCGAGCTGCTCAAGCAGCCCCAGTTCTCGCCGCTCAAGACGGAAGAACAGGTTGCGGTGATCTTTGCCGGCGTGAACGGCTATCTCGACAAGGTCGACGTCAAGCAGGTCGGCAGGTTCGAACAGGGCCTGCTGGGTTACATGCGCAGCGAAGGCAAAGATGTGCTCGAGACCATCCGCAAGGAAAAGGCCCTCAGCGACGACACCAAGTCGAATCTGAAGGCCGCAGTCGACACTTACGCAAAAACCTTTGCTTAA
- the atpD gene encoding F0F1 ATP synthase subunit beta: MAKAATPATKPAAAKKPAAVKKPAAARAPKASTTATAAVKAGATGRITQVIGAVVDVTFDEGTLPAILNALETTNVGNRLVLEVAQHLGENAVRTIAMDSTEGLVRGQEVVDTGEPISVPVGVETLGRILNVIGEPVDEAGPVKTQVRRGIHQDAPEFSEQSTEAEILVTGIKVVDLLAPYARGGKIGLFGGAGVGKTVLIQELINNIAKAHGGYSVFAGVGERTREGNDLYHEMIESGVNKEGGGEGSKCALVFGQMNEPPGARARVALTGLTIAEQFRDDGQDVLFFVDNIFRFTQAGSEMSALLGRIPSAVGYQPTLSTDMGAMQERITTTNKGSITSVQAVYVPADDLTDPAPASTFAHLDATTVLNRSIAEKGIYPAVDPLDSNSRMLDPLIIGDEHYEVARAVQEILQRYKSLQDIIAILGMDELSEEDKVTVARARKVERFLSQPFFVAEVFTGAPGKLVDLADTIKGFKGLVNGDYDHLPEPAFYMVGTIEEAVEKAQRLAAEVA; the protein is encoded by the coding sequence ATGGCTAAGGCAGCTACCCCGGCAACCAAGCCCGCAGCGGCGAAAAAACCCGCAGCGGTCAAGAAGCCCGCAGCAGCGCGCGCACCAAAGGCGAGCACAACTGCAACCGCAGCGGTGAAAGCCGGCGCGACCGGCCGCATCACCCAGGTGATCGGCGCTGTTGTGGACGTCACGTTCGACGAAGGCACATTGCCGGCGATCCTGAACGCGCTCGAAACCACCAATGTGGGCAACCGCCTGGTGCTCGAAGTTGCGCAGCATCTGGGTGAAAACGCCGTTCGCACCATCGCCATGGACTCGACCGAAGGTCTGGTTCGCGGCCAGGAAGTGGTCGACACCGGCGAGCCGATTTCGGTTCCGGTCGGCGTCGAGACGCTCGGACGCATTCTCAACGTGATCGGCGAGCCGGTTGACGAAGCAGGCCCGGTCAAGACCCAGGTCCGCCGCGGCATCCACCAGGACGCTCCCGAATTCTCCGAACAGTCGACGGAAGCCGAAATTCTCGTCACCGGCATCAAGGTGGTCGACCTGCTCGCCCCTTACGCCCGTGGCGGCAAGATCGGCCTGTTCGGCGGCGCCGGCGTCGGCAAGACCGTTCTGATCCAGGAACTGATCAACAACATCGCGAAAGCGCATGGCGGTTACTCGGTGTTTGCCGGTGTTGGCGAACGTACCCGCGAAGGCAACGATCTCTATCACGAGATGATCGAATCCGGCGTGAACAAGGAAGGCGGCGGCGAAGGCTCCAAATGCGCCCTCGTGTTCGGCCAGATGAACGAGCCTCCAGGCGCACGTGCCCGCGTCGCCCTGACCGGTCTGACCATTGCGGAACAGTTCCGCGACGATGGCCAGGACGTGCTGTTCTTCGTCGACAACATCTTCCGCTTTACCCAGGCGGGTTCGGAAATGTCGGCGCTGCTGGGCCGTATTCCTTCCGCTGTGGGCTATCAGCCGACGCTGAGCACCGACATGGGTGCGATGCAGGAACGCATCACCACCACCAACAAGGGCTCGATCACCTCCGTGCAGGCCGTTTACGTGCCGGCCGATGACTTGACCGACCCGGCGCCTGCCTCGACCTTTGCCCACCTTGATGCGACCACCGTGTTGAACCGGTCGATCGCCGAAAAGGGCATTTACCCGGCTGTGGATCCGCTCGATTCCAACTCGCGCATGCTCGATCCGTTGATCATCGGTGACGAGCACTACGAAGTGGCCCGTGCGGTTCAGGAAATCCTGCAGCGCTACAAGTCGCTTCAGGACATCATCGCCATTCTCGGCATGGACGAGCTGTCGGAAGAGGACAAGGTCACCGTGGCCCGCGCCCGCAAGGTCGAGCGCTTCCTGTCGCAGCCGTTCTTCGTGGCTGAAGTGTTCACCGGCGCGCCCGGCAAGCTGGTCGATCTGGCCGACACCATCAAGGGCTTCAAGGGCCTGGTGAACGGCGATTACGATCACCTTCCCGAGCCTGCCTTTTACATGGTCGGAACCATCGAAGAAGCCGTTGAAAAGGCCCAGCGCCTCGCCGCTGAAGTAGCCTGA
- a CDS encoding nuclear transport factor 2 family protein: MGANLDLVRATYEGSSEENGQALMAALAPDASWTEAAGFPYAGTYVGPDAIIKGVFQRLATEWDGYAAKVHTFMEDGDRVAAFGEYQGTYVATGKSMRASFAHLYEVKDGKIVRMTQFVDSAMVQAAMA; this comes from the coding sequence ATGGGGGCCAACCTCGATCTGGTCCGCGCGACCTACGAGGGTAGTTCGGAAGAGAACGGCCAGGCCCTTATGGCCGCTCTCGCTCCGGATGCCTCATGGACCGAAGCGGCAGGTTTTCCCTATGCGGGAACCTATGTCGGCCCTGACGCCATCATCAAGGGCGTGTTTCAGCGACTGGCCACGGAATGGGACGGCTATGCCGCCAAGGTCCATACATTCATGGAAGACGGCGACCGGGTTGCTGCCTTTGGCGAATACCAGGGCACCTATGTGGCGACCGGAAAGTCGATGCGGGCAAGCTTTGCTCATCTTTACGAGGTCAAGGACGGCAAGATTGTCCGCATGACCCAGTTCGTCGACAGCGCCATGGTGCAGGCCGCAATGGCCTAG
- a CDS encoding DsbA family protein: MTQQSMTKTLTLQYLFDPLCGWCYGASATVAELAKHPSIELQPLATGLFSGRGARSMEGFAAQAWQADQRIAQLSGRAFSEAYRRDVLGAKGAMLDSSIATRAVTAVSMEAPERVIEALKTIQEARYVGGKDITSATVVAELLRGLGLIQSAALVIEPDEALLRLLEERTAEAHATMAKFHVQGVPALIVGTGDARQPMNASALYSGTQPMLAALGLA, encoded by the coding sequence ATGACCCAACAGAGCATGACCAAGACACTCACATTGCAGTATCTGTTCGATCCGCTCTGCGGCTGGTGCTACGGCGCCTCGGCGACCGTTGCCGAGCTTGCCAAGCATCCCTCCATCGAGCTTCAGCCGCTTGCGACCGGCCTGTTTTCAGGCCGTGGCGCCCGGTCGATGGAAGGCTTTGCAGCCCAGGCCTGGCAGGCAGATCAGCGGATTGCGCAACTGAGCGGCCGCGCGTTCAGCGAGGCTTACCGGCGCGACGTGCTGGGCGCCAAGGGTGCGATGCTCGATTCGTCGATTGCGACGCGGGCTGTAACCGCTGTCTCGATGGAAGCCCCTGAGCGGGTGATCGAGGCGCTCAAGACGATCCAGGAAGCCCGCTATGTCGGCGGCAAGGATATCACGTCCGCCACGGTCGTTGCCGAGCTGCTGCGCGGCCTTGGCCTGATCCAATCCGCTGCCCTCGTGATCGAACCTGATGAGGCGCTTTTGCGTCTGCTTGAAGAGCGCACGGCAGAGGCCCACGCCACAATGGCAAAATTCCACGTTCAAGGTGTTCCCGCCCTGATCGTCGGCACCGGCGACGCGCGCCAGCCGATGAACGCAAGCGCGCTTTATTCCGGAACCCAACCCATGCTGGCTGCCCTCGGGCTCGCCTGA
- a CDS encoding F0F1 ATP synthase subunit epsilon, translating to MADSFNFELVSPERLLFSATATEVVIPGTDGEMTVMAHHAPTMTTIKPGVVTVVTAEGNSERFVVFGGFADIVPEGCTLLAESAVAVGDIDRSDLAQRLQDAREDVADASTDAVKQKAQEYLDHLTTLEAAI from the coding sequence ATGGCTGACAGCTTCAATTTTGAACTCGTATCCCCGGAACGGCTGCTTTTCTCGGCAACCGCGACCGAAGTCGTCATTCCCGGCACCGACGGTGAAATGACGGTGATGGCGCATCACGCACCGACCATGACCACGATCAAGCCGGGCGTGGTCACCGTGGTGACAGCCGAAGGCAACAGCGAACGTTTCGTCGTGTTCGGCGGATTTGCCGATATCGTGCCCGAGGGCTGCACATTGCTCGCCGAATCGGCTGTGGCAGTGGGTGATATCGACCGTAGCGACCTTGCCCAGCGGCTTCAGGATGCACGCGAAGACGTGGCGGATGCATCCACCGATGCCGTCAAGCAGAAGGCGCAGGAATATCTCGATCACCTGACCACGCTGGAAGCGGCGATCTGA
- a CDS encoding GNAT family N-acetyltransferase, with protein sequence MSDRNGIAARTSYRESGPADLAAIQALESIVYANAAAGLSAGLINGQDETLSCVAELDGQIIGHILMVEVTGPDRALALAPHAILPAWRDMQIGTELVRFALDLARRRDWHSVFVFGQPDYFCRFGFRSDTADCAETPAQGSRFLALELRQAALAGWSGRLDYPQAFVELAVMPRRQ encoded by the coding sequence ATGTCTGACCGCAATGGCATCGCTGCCAGAACCAGCTACCGCGAAAGCGGCCCTGCCGATCTTGCAGCCATCCAGGCGCTCGAATCCATCGTCTATGCCAATGCCGCCGCCGGTCTCTCGGCCGGGCTGATAAACGGCCAGGATGAGACATTGTCCTGTGTCGCCGAACTCGACGGCCAGATCATCGGCCATATCCTGATGGTTGAGGTCACAGGTCCAGATCGCGCTTTGGCGCTCGCGCCGCATGCGATCCTGCCAGCCTGGCGCGACATGCAGATCGGCACCGAACTGGTCCGCTTCGCACTCGACCTCGCGCGCCGGCGCGATTGGCACTCGGTCTTCGTATTCGGCCAGCCGGATTATTTCTGCCGCTTCGGTTTCCGCTCGGACACCGCCGACTGCGCCGAAACTCCTGCTCAGGGATCGCGGTTCCTGGCTCTGGAACTGCGGCAGGCCGCACTTGCCGGCTGGTCCGGGCGGCTGGACTACCCACAGGCCTTTGTCGAACTGGCGGTCATGCCCAGGCGGCAGTGA
- a CDS encoding helix-turn-helix domain-containing protein gives MHRHDRAELFRTRLAARLALTGMSRSALARAAGVDRSTIAQLLAGDETRLPNAHLAAECAEALGVSADWLLGLSDRPESAAEVLSANFRMATAQRTPADEQIIAWHQEAAGHKIRHVPASLPDILKTEAVLEWEYGAFLNKTPQQAHGAMRETFEWLRAPGSDYEICVSTDKLRSLVNGEGYWEGLDRDVRAAQVEFMVERCTGLYPSLRLYLYDSKKVYSAPVSIFGRLLAAVYVGQFYLVYRDSKQVSALTEHFDALVRDSEVEARNAGRVIREMFEQA, from the coding sequence ATGCATAGACACGACCGCGCAGAGCTGTTTCGCACCCGTCTGGCCGCCCGGCTGGCGCTCACTGGCATGAGCCGTAGCGCCTTGGCGCGAGCGGCCGGTGTCGACCGCTCGACGATCGCGCAATTGCTGGCCGGTGACGAGACAAGGCTGCCGAATGCGCATCTGGCGGCGGAATGCGCCGAGGCGCTGGGGGTGAGTGCCGACTGGCTGCTGGGATTGTCGGACCGGCCGGAATCAGCGGCGGAAGTGCTGTCGGCGAACTTTCGCATGGCCACGGCGCAGCGCACACCGGCGGACGAGCAGATCATCGCCTGGCACCAGGAAGCCGCCGGGCACAAGATCCGGCACGTGCCGGCCTCGCTGCCCGACATCCTGAAGACCGAAGCGGTGCTGGAATGGGAATATGGCGCATTCCTGAACAAGACCCCGCAACAGGCGCATGGCGCCATGCGCGAGACCTTTGAATGGCTGCGCGCGCCCGGATCGGATTACGAGATCTGCGTCTCGACCGACAAGCTGCGCTCGCTGGTGAACGGCGAGGGCTACTGGGAAGGGCTCGATCGCGATGTGCGGGCGGCGCAGGTCGAGTTCATGGTGGAGCGCTGCACCGGGCTCTACCCCTCGCTGCGGCTCTATCTCTATGATTCGAAGAAGGTCTATTCGGCGCCGGTGTCGATTTTCGGCCGGCTGCTGGCGGCGGTCTATGTCGGGCAGTTCTACCTGGTCTATCGCGACAGCAAGCAGGTCAGCGCCCTGACCGAGCATTTCGACGCGCTGGTGCGCGATTCGGAGGTGGAAGCACGCAATGCCGGCAGGGTGATTCGCGAAATGTTCGAGCAGGCCTGA
- a CDS encoding MBL fold metallo-hydrolase yields MFTRRTVMKLTAAAGAATLMSSTGSKAAEAGLTWTHYPAGETGFNRAPVLVTGETEALLIDGGFTLSDGRKLAEEIKATGKKLTTIYVSQSDPDFYFSLRPIVEAFPDARVIAASATVAAINANVEKKIATWGPQLGDNGPKSVDEVVIPAVYDEPTLSVDGHEISIVTAEGLANRRYLWSEDLQAVFGGVMIFSDVHVWVADTQTKEQRAAWVANLDAIIARNPEVVVPGHMTPDAPLGVVAVEYTKAYLLAFEEELAKAGNSAELIAAMKARFPDLGGVANLELGAKVATGEMKWG; encoded by the coding sequence ATGTTTACCAGGAGAACTGTCATGAAACTCACTGCAGCGGCAGGCGCCGCAACGCTAATGTCCTCAACCGGTTCGAAGGCAGCTGAAGCGGGTCTCACCTGGACGCATTATCCAGCCGGCGAGACTGGTTTCAACCGCGCACCCGTGCTGGTGACGGGCGAAACCGAAGCCCTGCTGATCGACGGTGGTTTCACGCTTTCAGACGGCCGCAAGCTGGCTGAAGAAATCAAGGCCACCGGGAAAAAGCTGACCACCATCTATGTGAGCCAGAGCGATCCGGACTTCTACTTCAGTCTGCGCCCGATCGTCGAGGCATTCCCCGACGCCCGCGTCATCGCAGCCAGCGCCACGGTCGCGGCGATCAATGCCAATGTGGAAAAGAAGATCGCGACCTGGGGTCCGCAGCTCGGCGATAACGGTCCGAAATCGGTCGACGAGGTGGTGATACCTGCGGTCTATGATGAGCCGACGCTGAGCGTCGACGGACATGAGATCTCGATCGTGACTGCAGAGGGCCTCGCCAATCGCCGCTATCTCTGGTCGGAAGACCTGCAGGCCGTGTTCGGCGGCGTGATGATCTTCTCCGACGTGCATGTCTGGGTTGCCGATACGCAGACCAAGGAACAGCGCGCTGCCTGGGTCGCCAATCTTGATGCCATCATCGCGCGCAATCCCGAAGTGGTTGTTCCGGGTCACATGACTCCTGATGCACCGCTGGGCGTGGTGGCTGTCGAGTATACCAAGGCCTATCTTCTGGCCTTTGAAGAAGAGCTGGCCAAGGCCGGCAATTCGGCTGAGCTGATTGCGGCCATGAAGGCCCGCTTCCCTGATCTGGGCGGCGTTGCCAATCTCGAGCTGGGGGCAAAGGTTGCCACCGGCGAAATGAAGTGGGGCTGA